In Sciurus carolinensis chromosome 13, mSciCar1.2, whole genome shotgun sequence, a genomic segment contains:
- the Lims1 gene encoding LIM and senescent cell antigen-like-containing domain protein 1 isoform X8, whose product MALPGRARPCAIPENEEIPRTVLNSVQEANGNEDERAVSKLQRRHSDVKVYKEFCDFYAKFNMASALASATCERCKGGFAPAEKIVNSNGELYHEQCFVCAQCFQQFPEGLFYENTTRYPL is encoded by the exons ATGGCTCTCCCAGGCCGAGCTCGCCCCTGCGCTATTCCAGAGAATGAAGAAATCCCCCGGACAGTTCTTAACAGTGTCCAGGAGGCTAATGGGAATGAAGACGAGAGGGCTGTGTCCAAACTGCAGCGCAGGCACAGTGATGTAAAAGTCTACAAggagttttgtgatttttatgcGAAATT CAACATGGCCAGTGCCCTGGCCAGTGCCACTTGTGAGCGCTGCAAGGGGGGCTTTGCGCCTGCTGAGAAGATCGTGAACAGTAATGGCGAGCTGTACCATGAGCAGTGTTTCGTGTGTGCGCAGTGCTTCCAGCAGTTCCCAGAAGGACTCTTCTATGAG aaCACCACTAGATATCCTCTGTAA